The Paenibacillus sp. FSL W8-0426 region TTGCCTCGGAACGGTTCCAATTCCTGCACGGTATAATGCAGATTCGTAACCTCGTATCGATCGGCGCCTTCAAGTTCGAGTTTAGCCATTTTGTATATACCGTAACCGATCGCCAGGATGACCGTACGCGTCCAGTGCTTTTCACCCGTTGCGGCTGTCAAGATGATGGTGCCGTCGGGCTGGCGCTCGAAGCCTTCGATCTGCTGTTCGAATACAATGGTAGGCTCAAACGTTCTCGCTTGTTCCTCCAGCTGCTGGATCAGTTTTTCACACAAAATAGGGGTAACTCCGCCAACGTCCCAGATCATCTTCTCCGGATAAAACAGCATGCGTCCGCCCAAACGGTCCCTGGCTTCAATCAGTTTTGTTTTCATATCGCGCATGCCGCTATAAAAAGCGGAATACATCCCGGCAGGGCCTCCACCGATAATCGTAACGTCATATAACTCCAACTGTTGTTCCATGAAAGCTACCTCCATTATTTCATTCAGGCACGCCTGATTATATGATATCGATTCTCATTATCACTAATTCTAGTTTACTGGGAAACATATCAAAAAACAATGGACAAATCACGCACATTTCTTATACCAAAAACATATATCCTGTAATTCTATGAGACAGACAGGGAACCTGAATAAATCAAGAGATTCTTCGGAACAATCGACTTCCGGTATGTAATTAAACATCTGCTCTACTTCAAAAAAGGCCACTGGCGGTTGTATACACTGTATCTGACAGCCATGGCCTGAACCAAAAATACGCTTTGTTTTGACTTACTGCTCTACCCGCTCCTCATTTACGCACATCATGCTGCCCGAGACGGATTTGCATATTTTTTTGATCCGTGTCGCTTCACTGATGATGTCTTCGATTTTCTCATATTTTCGCAGCATGTTGGACACAACGGCAATGGACACCGAAACAAGCGGAATGCATCCGAGCGTTCCCGAACGGCCTTCTCCCATCACATAATCATTGCTTAGATCATCGGCATTGTAAAATTCCCGTTTCATCTGCTCGAACCCTGCCAGCACCTGCTCGCCAATTTCCCGAAAATTGTGATGGTGTAAAATCGTGATGAAGTCGTCACCCCCGATATGCCCAAGAAACGTGTCGGGAAACATGAAATGTTTCCGTAACAGATTGGCCGTGGCCTGAATCAACTGATCCCCCATTTTGAAGCCATAGCTGTCGTTGTACGACTTAAAATGATCCAAGTCGATATACAGCACGCTGAACTCATCCAATCGAAGCAGTTGTTGAAGACGCTCGTCAATGATACGGTTGCCCGGCAAACCTGTGAGTGGATTCAGGAAAATGGCCATTTCCGCACGAATATCGGCAACGGCCAGCAATAATCTCCGAATGCTGACCGCTCCCATCAGACCTCCGGCCGATGTCACCAGCACTAGGTCGTACAGCTCTTCTTCATTACGGTTCATCGCTTGAATGCTGACGTCCGTAATCTGTTCTGCATAATCCACCACCAACGGTTCACTGTTCATTACAAGCCCAATCGCCCGGCCCATATACAAATTATAGCCGTATTGCGTTCCGATTTGCTGAAAAAAAAGGGTCCTCATCATTAATGCGGGGCTGCCCTTCGCCCCCACGACAGCAACGCCTTCCAATTTGGCATTCTGCTTGAAAAGCTGATAGACGGTATCGCATCTGGTCTCAGGCGTTACGGTTGGAATGGCTTCAGCGATCTCACCTATTTGCGTAAAAATACCGTTCACCTTCTCTTCCCCTGCGATATGAAATCCTTAAAATTCAGGCAAACTCCGGCTTTAATATGGGAAGACGTCTCTCTTCATGAAGTGTATTCATTCTTTGTGCCTAGATAAGATGTGTATGTAGTTCAATCGTATCATTCAGGTTCTGCTAATATGTTAACCAAAGGTAAATGTATGTAAAAAAACTTCACAAAAGAGCCGTCAAAATGAACAAAATTTATATTATGACCTTACATGACAAGTTACTTCATTGTTGCTAACCGATGCAGCTG contains the following coding sequences:
- a CDS encoding GGDEF domain-containing protein; this encodes MNGIFTQIGEIAEAIPTVTPETRCDTVYQLFKQNAKLEGVAVVGAKGSPALMMRTLFFQQIGTQYGYNLYMGRAIGLVMNSEPLVVDYAEQITDVSIQAMNRNEEELYDLVLVTSAGGLMGAVSIRRLLLAVADIRAEMAIFLNPLTGLPGNRIIDERLQQLLRLDEFSVLYIDLDHFKSYNDSYGFKMGDQLIQATANLLRKHFMFPDTFLGHIGGDDFITILHHHNFREIGEQVLAGFEQMKREFYNADDLSNDYVMGEGRSGTLGCIPLVSVSIAVVSNMLRKYEKIEDIISEATRIKKICKSVSGSMMCVNEERVEQ